Proteins encoded by one window of Hylaeus volcanicus isolate JK05 chromosome 7, UHH_iyHylVolc1.0_haploid, whole genome shotgun sequence:
- the LOC128879789 gene encoding kinesin-related protein 4, with the protein MSDSIKVAIRVRPLIKREKEENQTIQWVVQGNCIVPTDPEMKKRGDGGFCFDHIFDTDATNMDVFNTIVKPIVDAAVNGINGTVFAYGQTSSGKTYSMLGTSQELGIVPLAIDYMFDAIGNTIGREFLLRVSYLELYNERVNDLLNKNNTDLKLKEDGNGQIVLQCKEEITNCPESVISLMKKGDKIRRIGETNMNERSSRSHTIFRITIESREAEGDSDGAIQVSQLNLVDLAGSERARQTGATGERFKEGRHINMSLSTLGLVIMQLSESQDSQKHVNFRDSKLTRLLQSSLGGNAMTAILCAVTPAALEETQCTLSFACRAKSVKNKPEINEVMSDAALLKRYAKQLSKLQAELQRIKTENRVAEVKEMESKLQEKERVNQLLEERIELLKTRIVSGDTTNQESFKYKSKRRQTWGGPGLFNQHLPSFKPATELSPIKKMSCEKPHNRKSIIQSADIINQTFQTAFTDFELELFESERARESRGDVTDSDDESFVTKRNRRVTFMDDVLIARSKDSITPEKINLNITPEKCDTATQTLSYEVSPSTPKHILRQCIEDLGKEYAELRQFTVMEKQLICQENNNYCTHNKEPLQSKKLKFDSEVATADTTESVKQSEDVTSKEDEFEQINAELKATLNQISAKLESEVISERAAKEEAIEKISKLEEFIQEIASERNKFKRMNDQLIAELNQKTANFESKFGNEQVTIKVTELEKKIEEVSNEKDELEHLNAELQSTVVLEQTERRKAIEKISELEKEIENITRSKCKLEHVNTELKSRITSDQDTNREAMAVISELDRQNRDNEERKEMEDTNCESCDEQNEILELEVKNDTEKDVENVIVDGKGDTIMLDTELKMSESKENVQLENQELNETKCNVESLEQDIETLRKTISLLKTENTEIAGKLATEQENAKRAELDLQKTIDELYSRISEVTVEKINLESNLEALNDELKSTRSRITETRSEEQIVATYQNKIDNLTAENIELSTTIVEKNNELKSIKETKSLLYDHECIYKEEVAVLAQKNECLELQNNELSTDLIDKIEENDVLKERCDILKSKIDQFQLMNENSVESSEDHLRSQNNMLKAEIAELKAKMTILSEENTKFSNNLLEAMEVFDRSTSEQLRDTSITFSDSIETANYIEQNIVQTENREVLAGIITTLQEKIGYLTRLNKKLSDLKLTSCSQCAHLRNLNESRRALKLEKKALTQKLEDLQGKLDRKCVDVERLKGIISRELNSSRHDVSANVSFVDEGNVSFVEERIRNLNDELQTLKANHDKLSILYEDKCNEFTEFQVQEKKTTDATSTESKERSSESRRRIEQIQNHIDRLRDNMDELKTKSVDFTVTLGELKNEKEMLLDEIDALKAANEELRREVSSNEIALIEKIRVLENELSNTSSEMEQFLAREKDLERKKLTLETELEELKAKEESKNTLVDQLNERIESLKNELDLVTSQKNSEIEQQASVRIKELEVRVDDLQLDKTKQECLYKEVQEKVFQIEKSLQDSEQAKCILTEKLQAVETELTDSKSKLESKHKDELESLPLQYEHRIEEFESNFKTLKDTLNEHVNKNLELTSELSRLRDIEEKCNATIIDNEKLNESLNDIRKCMTKELRSLKCNRTSEDLSGKSVNEIFVILLQTFVSKEEDMIKTIRERFEKDKQKLVDEKQQSADTEKRATIWAKELEAEIEKLQNELTERERVHKEYENNISQLEHLLRESNHENEVLKSNVKVLEADLNNWQMEFEKRYKVDNRQEEDLFIAHKKEKETQETFKNKEMELESKIESEKEICEKKISDLEYTIESYKTKNLELNSTVEGLEANEKQLQNIIEANSIEIKRNNQNIERVNLELEQLREAYNEMSQKVEKKDSHIEEIAKVLKKKCDELSEYKTKLETIMPECETLKEKIEKQKSSIERYKGETEALLAEREAQLEIIKDKLNSEEIKNAGLVKQLNELNNKNVVLIEKLNELKEKYEELRQENAKLERKGRNSTSKMEMEAKIEELKETNGRLLNNLEGASNRVTELQEIKNQTLKEVADLKGKVEVLMKENSELKTTLSKNSSLSSLIDESKYNALLLEKNSIVSELEIKEYARQVQQLTDKNKELDDELEEYAGIIRERDDEISKLENKLYSRLTENVHINELTEKIRCLNEVNEKLRDQIDGFKMKLEMDVRDVETTQVKDIIDKLKSENLELLARLNDYKKREENAKRKFEILTSNKNLYDYEEKCLQLKKKIHELELELVSKNGKIATLEIQIQSESFPYQKKCKELEEHLLAFRTKNAYLNSEIRKLQRTLNDVNTWECEVCRRWRLNRNDQACQTLPNDSIRFCSTGSGIVEDHIKIQKLEKEKALMKALCRSRCQRIRELEDKIKELEST; encoded by the exons ATGTCGGATAGCATTAAAGTTGCGATTAGAGTGAGACCGTTAATAAAACGCGAGAAAGAAGAGAATCAAACGATACAATGGGTAGTTCAAGGGAACTGTATTGTCCCGACCGATCCGGAGATGAAAAAACGTGGAGATGGAGGATTTTGCTTCG ATCATATTTTTGATACCGATGCAACTAATATGGATGTTTTTAATACTATCGTGAAGCCTATTGTCGATGCTGCTGTGAATGGCATCAATGGAACGGTGTTTGCCTATGGGCAGACAAGCTCTGGTAAAACGTACAGCATGCTAGGGACATCCCAAGAACTCGGGATAGTCCCACTTGCGATTGACTATATGTTTGACGCGATTGGAAACACTATCGGaagggaatttttattgaG AGTATCATATTTAGAGCTTTACAACGAAAGAGTCAACGatttattgaacaaaaataataccgATTTGAAGCTTAAAGAGGACGGTAATGGACAAATAGTTTTACAATGTAAAGAAGAAATCACAAATTGTCCAGAGAGCGTGATATCTTTGATGAAGAAAGGagataaaataagaagaatTGGAGAAACTAACATGAACGAACGTAGTAGTAGAAGTCATACCATATTTAGAATT ACAATCGAAAGCAGAGAAGCTGAAGGAGATTCGGATGGTGCTATACAAGTCTCCCAATTGAATCTAGTAGATCTCGCTGGTTCTGAAAGAGCACGACAAACGGGAGCAACAGGCGAAAGATTTAAAGAAGGACGACATATTAACATGTCTCTGTCAACCCTAGGATTAGTAATCATGCAATTGAGCGAATCTCAAGATAGCCAGAAACATGTTAATTTTCGTGACAGTAAATTAACAAGACTGTTGCAGAGTTCGCTTGGCGGTAATGCTATGACGGCTATACTGTGCGCCGTGACACCAGCTGCTTTGGAAGAAACTCAATGCACTTTGTC gTTCGCATGTCGCGCTAAAAGTGTAAAAAACAAGCcagaaattaacgaagttaTGTCCGATGCAGCACTTTTGAAACGATACGCGAAACAATTATCGAAACTTCAAGCAGAATTACAG agaataaaaacagaaaatcgcGTAGCAGAAGTTAAAGAGATGGAATCGAAATTACAGGAAAAAGAACGCGTCAATCAGTTGTTGGAAGAGCGTATAGAATTGTTGAAGACGCGAATCGTGTCTGGAGATACTACGAATCAAGAATCGTTCAAGTATAAATCTAAACGAAGACAAACATGGGGCGGTCCGGGACTGTTTAATCAACATTTGCCTTCTTTTAAGCCTGCAACTGAGTTATCgcctataaaaaaaatgtcttgcgaGAAGCCACATAACAGGAAGAGTATCATTCAATCCGCAGATAtaataaatcaaacatttcAAACGGCTTTCACCGATTTCGAATTggaattatttgaaagtgAAAGAGCTCGCGAAAGTAGAGGAGACGTTACCGACAGCGACGACGAATCGTTCGTCACGAAACGTAATCGTCGTGTTACATTTATGGATGATGTATTAATCGCTAGATCCAAGGACAGTATAACAccagaaaaaattaatcttaataTAACACCAGAGAAATGTGACACAGCAACTCAAACGCTAAGTTATGAGGTGTCTCCTTCCACGccaaaacatattttacgaCAATGTATCGAAGATTTAGGAAAGGAGTATGCGGAACTCCGTCAATTTACAGTTATGGAGAAGCAACTAATATgccaagaaaataataattattgcacGCATAACAAGGAGCCGTTACaatcgaagaaattgaagTTCGATTCCGAAGTCGCGACGGCAGACACTACGGAATCCGTGAAACAAAGCGAAGACGTTACATCTAAGGAGGACGAGTTCGAGCAGATTAACGCCGAGTTGAAAGCCACGTTAAACCAAATATCCGCGAAATTAGAATCGGAGGTAATTTCAGAGCGAGCTGCGAAAGAAGAAgcgattgaaaaaatttcgaaactagaagaatttattcaagAGATTGCTTcggaaagaaacaaatttaaacgtaTGAACGATCAATTAATAGCTGAATTAAATCAAAAGACTGCcaatttcgaatcgaaatttGGAAATGAACAGGTGACGATAAAGGTTACCGAATTGGAGAAAAAGATTGAAGAAGTTAGCAACGAAAAAGATGAACTTGAACATCTTAATGCAGAATTGCAATCGACAGTTGTATTAGAGCAAACCGAGCGTCGAAAGGCGATTGAAAAGATCTCTGAACtggaaaaggaaattgaaaatataacgCGTTCGAAATGCAAATTGGAACATGTTAATACGGAATTGAAATCGAGGATAACATCGGACCAAGATACAAATCGAGAAGCGATGGCAGTAATTTCCGAGTTGGACAGACAAAATAGAGataatgaagaaagaaaagaaatggagGATACTAATTGTGAATCATGCGACGAACAAAATGAGATTTTAGAATTGGAAGTGAAAAACGATACGGAGAAAGATGTAGAAAATGTAATTGTCGATGGCAAAGGGGATACTATAATGTTAGATacggaattaaaaatgagcgaatctaaagaaaatgttcaattgGAAAATCAGGAActgaatgaaacaaaatgtaaCGTTGAGAGTCTCGAACAGGATATAGAAACTCTTCGAAAGACTATTTCTTTACTGAAAACTGAGAATACGGAAATAGCTGGCAAATTAGCCACAGAGCAAGAGAACGCAAAGAGGGCAGAACTTGACCTTCAAAAAACAATCGATGAACTTTACAGTCGCATCAGCGAAGTTACAgtggagaaaattaatttagaaagcAATTTGGAAGCTTTGAACGACGAATTGAAGTCCACGCGTTCTAGAATAACGGAAACTCGAAGCGAGGAACAAATAGTTGCGAcgtatcaaaataaaatcgataatttAACAGCTGAGAACATTGAATTATCGACTACTATCGTGGAGAAGAATAACGAGCTTAAAAGTATCAAAGAAACCAAGTCGCTTTTGTACGATCACGAGTGCATTTATAAGGAAGAAGTAGCTGTCCTCGCTCAAAAGAACGAATGTTTAGAATTACAGAATAATGAACTTTCTACGGATTTAATAGacaaaatagaagaaaatgatgTGCTGAAGGAACGATGCGATATATTGAAAAGCAAAATAGATCAGTTTCAGTTAATGAATGAGAATTCTGTCGAGAGTAGCGAGGATCATTTAAGATCGCAGAATAACATGTTGAAGGCAGAAATAGCAGAATTGAAGGCGAAAATGACGATACTTTCTGAAGAGAACACTAAATTTTCCAACAACTTGTTAGAAGCAATGGAAGTTTTCGATCGCTCTACATCCGAACAATTACGGGATACATCGATAACATTCAGCGACAGTATCGAGACTGCAAATTATATCGAGCAAAATATTGTACAGACAGAAAACCGCGAAGTACTCGCGGGTATAATTACAACGTTACAGGAGAAAATTGGTTACTTAACTCGCTTAAATAAAAAGCTTAGCGACTTGAAATTAACTTCCTGTAGTCAGTGCGCGCACTTGAGAAATTTGAACGAGAGTCGCAGGGCCCTTAAACTCGAAAAGAAAGCTCTGACTCAGAAACTAGAGGACCTGCAAGGTAAATTAGATCGCAAGTGCGTAGATGTCGAAAGGTTGAAGGGAATAATCAGCCGAGAATTGAATTCGAGCCGACACGATGTTTCTGCGAACGTGAGTTTCGTGGACGAAGGAAACGTGAGCTTCGTCGAGGAGAGAATTCGGAATCTGAACGACGAGTTACAAACGTTAAAGGCAAATCATGATAAATTATCGATTCTGTACGAAGATAAGTGTAACGAGTTTACAGAGTTCCAGGTTCAGGAAAAGAAGACCACGGATGCAACGAGTACCGAGTCAAAGGAACGTTCGAGTGAGAGTAGACGCAGAATAGAACAAATACAGAATCATATCGACCGATTGCGAGACAATATGGACGAACTCAAGACGAAGAGCGTGGATTTCACTGTTACGCTCggtgaattgaaaaatgaaaaagaaatgctCTTGGATGAAATCGACGCATTGAAAGCTGCTAACGAGGAGCTACGAAGGGAAGTATCTAGTAACGAGATCGCCTTGATAGAGAAAATACGAGTTCTCGAGAATGAATTGTCTAACACGAGTAGCGAGATGGAACAATTTTTGGCGAGGGAAAAGGATCTTGAACGCAAGAAGCTAACGTTAGAAACTGAACTAGAGGAACTGAAAGCGAAGGAAGAGAGTAAGAATACATTAGTTGATCAATTGAACGAGCGTATAGagtctttgaaaaatgaattagaTTTAGTTACGAGTCAGAAAAACTCGGAAATAGAACAACAAGCCTCAGTTAGAATCAAAGAATTGGAAGTACGCGTAGACGATCTTCAATTGGATAAAACGAAACAGGAATGCTTGTACAAGGAAGTCCAAGAAAAAGTATTCCAGATAGAAAAGTCATTGCAAGACAGCGAACAAGCAAAATGTATTCTCACGGAAAAATTGCAAGCAGTCGAAACTGAGTTAACAGATTCTAAAAGTAAATTAGAAAGTAAACACAAAGACGAGCTTGAATCGCTGCCTCTACAGTACGAGCATCGTATCGAAGAATTTGAAAGCAATTTTAAAACACTTAAAGATACTTTAAACGAGCacgttaataaaaatctgGAATTAACGAGCGAACTTTCCAGACTGCGAGATATTGAGGAGAAATGCAATGCCACGATAATCGACAACGAAAAGCTTAACGAGTCGTTGAACGACATTAGAAAATGTATGACGAAAGAGTTAAGGTCGCTCAAGTGTAACAGAACTTCCGAGGATCTCTCAGGTAAATCTGTGAACGAGATCTTCGTGATCTTGCTACAGACGTTCGTGTCGAAAGAGGAGGATATGATTAAAACCATACGAGAAAGGTTTGAAAAAGATAAACAGAAATTGGTGGACGAGAAACAGCAAAGCGCGGATACCGAGAAACGTGCCACGATATGGGCGAAGGAGTTGGAAGCGGAAATCGAGAAGCTCCAAAATGAATTAACGGAACGGGAACGCGTCCATAAGgagtatgaaaataatatttcgcaATTAGAGCATCTTTTAAGAGAGAGTAACCACGAGAACGAGGTTCTCAAAAGCAACGTGAAGGTGCTCGAGGCAGATTTGAACAACTGGCAGATGGAATTCGAGAAGCGATACAAGGTCGACAATAGGCAGGAAgaagatttatttatcgctcataaaaaggagaaagaaacCCAAGagacatttaaaaacaaagaaatggaATTAGAGTCGAAGATAGAATCGGAGAAAGAGATATGCGAGAAGAAGATAAGCGATCTGGAGTATACTATAGAATCctataaaacaaagaatttaGAGTTGAATAGCACCGTCGAAGGGCTCGAGGCTAACGAAAAGCAACTGCAGAATATCATAGAAGCGAACTCGATCGAGATTAAAAGGAACAATCAAAATATAGAGAGGGTTAACTTGGAACTCGAACAACTCAGAGAAGCTTACAACGAAATGAGTCAGAAAGTAGAGAAAAAGGATTCGCATATAGAAGAGATTGCAAaagttttaaagaagaaatgtgACGAGTTATCAGAGTACAAGACGAAGCTTGAAACTATAATGCCAGAATGCGAAACGTTAAAGGAGAAGATCGAGAAACAAAAGTCGTCCATAGAGCGATACAAAGGTGAAACGGAGGCTCTGCTCGCGGAAAGGGAAGCGCAGTTGGAAATAATCAAAGACAAATTGAATTCCGAAGAGATAAAGAATGCTGGATTGGTCAAACAGTTGAACGAACTGAATAATAAGAACGTGGTACTGATAGAGAAACTGAAcgaattgaaagaaaagtaCGAGGAGCTTAGACAAGAAAATGCGAAGCTGGAGAGGAAAGGCAGGAACAGTACTAGCAAGATGGAAATGGAAGCGAAAATAGAGGAGCTGAAAGAGACGAATGGAAGGCTGTTGAATAATTTAGAAGGAGCAAGCAATCGCGTGACCGAGCTTCAAGAGATTAAAAATCAGACGTTAAAAGAGGTAGCTGATTTAAAGGGTAAGGTTGAAGtcttaatgaaagaaaacagcGAGCTTAAGACGACGTTGTCCAAAAACAGCAGTTTGAGTTCGTTGATAGATGAAAGTAAGTACAACGCGCTTCTATTAGAAAAGAATTCAATCGTATcagaattagaaattaaagagTACGCGAGACAGGTCCAACAACTCACAGACAAGAACAAAGAACTGGACGACGAGCTGGAGGAATACGCAGGAATAATTCGAGAACGAGACGATGAAATCTCCAAATTAGAGAACAAATTATACTCCCGTCTAACGGAGAACGTACATATCAACGAGCTAACTGAGAAAATAAGATGCCTGAACGAAGTTAACGAGAAACTTCGAGATCAGATCGATGGgttcaaaatgaaattggaaATGGATGTAAGAGACGTTGAAACAACGCAGGTAAAGGATATTATTGATAAGTTGAAGTCGGAAAATTTGGAACTGCTAGCGAGATTGAACGATTAcaagaaacgagaagaaaacgcgaaaagaaaattcgagaTTCTTACGTCTAATAAAAACCTTTACGATTACGAGGAAAAGTGTCtgcaattgaaaaagaaaattcacgaattgGAATTGGAGTTGGTGTCGAAAAATGGGAAAATCGCGACGTTGGAGATTCAAATTCAAAGCGAGAGCTTCCCGTATCAAAAGAAGTGCAAAGAATTGGAAGAACACTTGCTCGCTTTTCGCACTAAG AATGCATATTTAAATTCCGAAATAAGGAAACTACAAAGAACTCTAAACGATGTTAATACGTGGGAATGCGAAGTGTGTAGACGATGGCGTCTCAATAGAAATGATCAAGCTTGCCAAACACTTCCCAACGATTCTATACGTTTCTGCAGCACTGGCAGCGGAATTGTCGAG gatcatataaaaattcaaaaattggaaaaagaaaaagcgtTAATGAAAGCTCTATGCCGTTCTCGATGTCAACGTATAAGAGAACTAGAGGATAAAATAAAGGAACTGGAATCAACGTAA